One Euphorbia lathyris chromosome 1, ddEupLath1.1, whole genome shotgun sequence DNA segment encodes these proteins:
- the LOC136209873 gene encoding pentatricopeptide repeat-containing protein At5g47360, which produces MSIYYLTRFLSHPITSKTPKISNLRYTTSSLPDELYTRLQKNQSNTEKALNSIKAKLDSKCVNEVMDKCSLNNSQIGLRFFVWAGNQSNYRHSDFMYSKACRLFKIKQNPKVVLDLIEVFRSDKCAVTVKTIKVLLNLCKQCSLADEALVVLRKMPEFGLRADAVAYNTVIRLFCEKGDMDVAQKLMGEMGLIDLYSDMITYISMIKGFCDIGRVEEACGLLKEMRNRGCVPNVVAYSTILDGLCKFGSVEKALELLGAMEKEGGNCSPNVLTYTSVIQSLCEKGRAIDAFAVLDRMEAYGCPPNRVTVSTFLKGLCMEGHVEEAYKLIDRVVMGGSISYGECYSSLVVCLIRIKNVEEAEKLLRKMLVSGHKPDGLACSLMIKALCFNKRVLDGYHLHDEIEKIGLLSTMDSDICSILLAGLCQEGNSVEAVKLARSMLQKKISIKHPYVNKVLHHLKKLGDEELVTELATIGR; this is translated from the coding sequence ATGTCCATCTATTACCTTACTCGATTTCTTTCTCACCCAATCACGTCCAAAACCCCCAAAATCTCCAATTTACGCTACACCACTTCATCTTTACCAGATGAACTTTACACCCGCCTGCAAAAAAATCAAAGTAACACTGAAAAAGCTTTGAATTCAATCAAAGCTAAATTGGATAGCAAATGTGTCAATGAGGTTATGGATAAATGCTCCCTTAACAACTCTCAAATTGGTCTTCGTTTTTTTGTCTGGGCTGGTAACCAATCAAACTATAGGCATAGTGATTTTATGTATAGTAAAGCTTGTCGGTTGTTTAAGATTAAGCAAAACCCAAAAGTTGTTCTGGACTTAATTGAGGTTTTTAGGTCAGATAAATGTGCGGTTACTGTTAAGACAATTAAGGTATTGTTGAATTTGTGTAAACAATGTAGTCTTGCTGATGAGGCTTTGGTGGTATTGAGAAAAATGCCAGAATTTGGTCTTCGTGCTGATGCTGTTGCTTACAATACTGTTATTAGGTTGTTTTGTGAAAAGGGTGATATGGATGTGGCTCAAAAATTGATGGGAGAGATGGGTTTGATTGATCTTTACTCGGATATGATTACATATATATCAATGATTAAAGGGTTTTGTGATATAGGCAGAGTGGAGGAGGCTTGTGGGTTGCTTAAGGAAATGAGAAATCGCGGTTGTGTGCCTAATGTAGTCGCGTATTCGACAATTCTTGATGGACTTTGTAAGTTTGGTAGTGTAGAGAAGGCACTGGAGCTATTAGGGGCCATGGAAAAGGAGGGTGGAAACTGTAGTCCAAATGTTCTCACATATACATCTGTTATTCAGAGTTTATGTGAGAAGGGTAGAGCAATTGATGCATTTGCAGTTTTGGATAGAATGGAGGCTTATGGTTGTCCTCCTAATCGTGTTACAGTTAGTACTTTTCTCAAAGGTCTTTGCATGGAAGGCCATGTAGAGGAAGCCTACAAGTTAATTGATAGAGTTGTTATGGGAGGTAGCATTTCATATGGTGAGTGTTATAGTTCTCTTGTTGTGTGTTTGATAAGAATTAAAAACGTTGAGGAGGCAGAAAAGCTTCTTAGGAAGATGTTGGTAAGTGGACATAAACCTGACGGTTTGGCATGTAGTCTTATGATTAAGGCGCTTTGTTTCAACAAACGGGTGCTTGATGGGTATCATTTACATGATGAAATTGAGAAAATAGGACTGCTGTCTACTATGGATTCTGATATCTGTTCTATTCTCTTAGCTGGACTTTGTCAAGAAGGCAACTCAGTGGAAGCTGTAAAGCTTGCAAGGTCTATGCTTCAAAAAAAGATATCTATTAAGCATCCTTATGTAAATAAAGTACTTCATCACTTGAAGAAACTTGGAGATGAAGAACTAGTAACAGAATTAGCTACAATTGGAAGGTAA